A genomic region of Ochotona princeps isolate mOchPri1 chromosome 17, mOchPri1.hap1, whole genome shotgun sequence contains the following coding sequences:
- the TMIGD1 gene encoding transmembrane and immunoglobulin domain-containing protein 1 has product MTWKSNGLLQVCRFLLLVILFLPRETMSSVLTVNGNTEDYTLDTQPGAQESLECAVQNHVKDEELLWYRDTGRVNLPSENKINSSSVCVSSITENDNGVSFTCRLQSNQTTSISVVLNVTFPPLLSGNEFQTVEENSDVNLVCNVKSNPQAQMMWYKDDSLIILEKDRHQIKQTSESLQLSISKVKKSDNGTYHCVANSPLRTETKEFHLVIKDQTLKTPIEAIIAACVVVFLTVCFGLFARRQKMLKLCLKEKDSHKATAL; this is encoded by the exons ATGACTTGGAAGAGCAACGGTCTACTGCAAGTGTGCAGATTTCTCCTcttagtgattttatttttgccaCGTGAGACAATGA GTTCTGTATTAACTGTGAATGGCAACACTGAAGACTACACCCTGGACACTCAGCCTGGTGCCCAAGAGTCTTTGGAATGTGCTGTCCAAAATCATGTTAAGGACGAAGAACTTCTCTGGTACCGAGATACAGGGAGAGTGAATTTGCcatctgaaaacaaaatcaactctAGCTCTGTATGTGTCTCTTCCATCACTGAAAACGACAACGGAGTCAGCTTTACCTGCAGACTGCAAAGCAATCAAACCACATCCATCTCAGTGGTGCTGAATGTAACTT TTCCTCCTCTCCTAAGTGGAAATGAATTCCAAACAGTTGAAGAGAACAGTGATGTGAACTTGGTTTGTAATGTGAAATCCAACCCCCAGGCCCAAATGATGTGGTACAAGGATGACAGCCTCATTATTTTAGAGAAAGACCGTCACCAAATCAAGCAGACGAGTGAATCTCTGCAGTTATCCATCAGCAAAGTCAAGAAATCTGACAATGGAACCTACCACTGTGTTGCCAACTCACCTCTCAGAACAGAGACCAAAGAGTTCCACCTGGTCATTAAAG ATCAGACACTGAAAACACCAATAGAAGCCATCATTGCGGCCTGTGTTGTGGTCTTTCTGACCGTGTGCTTTGGGTTGTttgccagaagacagaagatgctGAAG